The sequence aacaacattgaaaatactcaatacaggatactattggcccacattacataaggataCAGCTCAGTACAcatggaaatgtgacagatgttagcaaatgggaagacctacaaaatctgaggAGATgtcactatatcctcaaatatcagttgcaccatttgacaagtggggattagattttgttggcccaattgatcgaccttctaatggcagatcttatatcttggtatgtacagactatgtaacaaaatgggtagaagctcatgccatgacacatgcaagagataataaggtagctgagtttctttatgaagagatatttacaagatatggagtaccaaagGAAATTGTCTCAGactagggacctcaatttacttcaacattgataaaggctttggtcaatgaatacaatataaggcacataaaatctactccatatcatccataggCTAAcagacaagtagaagttacaaatagagagcttgaggctattcttacaaaaatagtgtctattcacaagaaagattggtctcactggctttcagaagcaatttgagcatatagaacaacttggaaaacactaattgatttcacaccttttgagatggtttatggcaaaacaacaatgatgcttATTGAATCTGAGCATAAAACcctgaggacaactttgcaattaaatatgacattgtctaagGCACATAAAGaatgcattcaacaattaaatgctctagatgaatggagaaagatagttgttcaatagacataattgattcaaaatcaaagagcaaaatagcataataaatatatcagggaaaagaaattcaaagttggtgactgggcactattgtatgattctagatataaataTGCTATGGGAAATCTTCAAACTAGGTGGTTGGGTtcgtatgagatagaagaagttttccagaatggagctgtttgtttgtccacaattgatcctgtttgatttaaactcttagtaaatggtcaccgactacgtctatatcataagccagctactaaagaagagttcctgTAGCAGTTTGCTCCACAAAGTGACATAGAGGTTCCTGCAGCACCTGACAAGGTTCTTGTAGCAACTGACAATGAGCCTGCAGAaactcatgagcttcctgttgcaattgagcaaggtaataaaggtaaagttcctacagcctctgcagtgaacatatttGCCGCTTCATAATAAACTATTTCCatattatatgggaatattcttctttgtaaataaaatcccatccacgacattccatcctacgttcttacctgtcatttcatttcatttcgccatcattttcgtacaattgcaggtacgtgtatattgtgttttattttaattatgcatttattagtttatTATGATTATATCTTGTTTAAATCCGTTCCACTAcccgaaatcttgtcagcttgtgtggacacgtgctaggttaagttggggtgatgttttatggttcggtttccaaagtgattaattatcagtcctttgTGGTACTCCGAATTGATTTTTTTCCCATCattacttattatgttattatttcacgaAAGTGAATAATAAATTCTGCCACTAGAATTGAGATATGTAAGGAAATTTTAATTTATCAAGACTGTCAGATATTTTGGTACAGCTGTAGAGAAAAAAAAGCAGAGtgagagatgggtggtgatccaattcgtCATGAGCTAGCGGTTCATGAAGTGTTGGtgtaggatgctctttgtgagcattatttaaGACACCACGACTGGTTTAATTAAAgtgaagctacagttaaaggtttgAAGGTTATTGCTACGGAGCAGCAAATAGCAGAAGTAACGGGGTTGCCACAGGAAGTTGAACTATTTTCATAATCAAAAGATGCAAGAAGTGCCAGGGAAGAGTTCACAATTCCCATAgatggacccttaatggtggacaaacaaggaactagaagggtttctctactaGCACATTGCCCTgaagtagctttgtatgttatgaaatacattacatgtgaagggcgatattcaaatctacattcacctcattttaaattacttagtcatctgcggcaTGGCCGATGAGTGAATGTTCCTGatttcttataccacctcatttctacaagtgctaaggagacgcgaaaaaatggaaatcgttccattagccatcatggattggttaagctacttgtatagtggtccctgagagatgtttcacaaatggaatggggtgtatttgaggatatacaacaattgagggttgaagatgctcctgttgcagaTAACCCaccggttgaagaagaaaatgttgcagaaccctcttccCCTATAGTTGCTACAGATGAGGATTTGCTTGTTGTTGAAGGAGCCACGGTTATTATGGAGGAAAAGATAGTGGAATTaagtgaagaacaaccctctacttctcttcaaagagatttgcCAGTTCTgtgaaggaaaggaaaagagttggaaagggatgaaacagatgaagaacttATGACTCAGCcgcaggtaactcagattcctcctgcagccaagaggcataggacaaaaataaaaactccTGCAACAACTGAAGCAACTCGGAAACTTCAGAAAAAGGAAGCCTTGTAGATATTGAAActcaagaagaaggaagccctgcagaggatgaaatccaaaaaaatgttgctgaggataaactagcaaatcttgcttctgtggcacAATAATTTGAAGAAACTGTTGAAGATATTTTATAGCAGCCTAAAgaaaatattggagagatgccagcacagattgaggagtttattgaggaaatcTCATGGTCTAAGGtagcacctattagacctccttcatccctaagtactttatctattgctttaacattttatagacaatgggaaatagagagggctaggttgcaagggattattgataaatagcaaaaagaaattgaaaaaagagATAATAGAATTGAGAAATTAGAGGCTAAAGTGGAAATAATTtctggtatggttcctgagttgattcaatgtaggtcacctccaagagtttatgcagtaTACTTGAAAGAGTGGTCTCTGAACTTCAAactaaaccacattgttagggaccttagctCCTCTTTAGAAACATCTAAAaaattcttttatgcttaccaaacttctccacctgctgtgaagaattttctatgtgaattgtacttacataactatgttgtaccctcagataGAGAGTAGAACCctttgtatattggggatatccatatcaaagctttaatgtcatggaaccaaaatgagattatcatgggggCACAAGTCatggagtatgaaaaattagagtttgactatCCATTACCATTACGGAGGGAATCAGACGTACCAAGAGTtatttattatgattggcagaagttactggtaagagatgatgttagaaaattagtgcttccaatgagagatgaagtctatcaagcatatgagcatttgattCAGACTGACAGGACAactgcaatagaagggttaactcagcaCTGGAATAATCTACTAGAATAGTTAAAACAAGGAGAACCTTATTCATTATAAAATTTTTatgcagccatgcaaagagcccctagatacatacagttaggcagggagaaagccaacaactggctaccattAATCTTTCAACCCCAATCCTTATGTGGCCGCTTTTGGAATGTTAGCCTATAGAGCATAACTATGATGCAGTCACAGAAGAAGCAAATAGATGGTcaaggctggaaaaaatgaaaggattttattggaacttggctttaggggggacaggtcagggcaccattggtgatttaagagttaCTGCAAGAGTCTGAAATTTCCCTTTTGCTATaggatcaacaaactcttaaagttggggggcatgataagttgagactttgtcatgtttttatcatcgaaactcttaggtttttgacatcttttggtttgcatagcaGTAGTGAAGTATTGCAAATTGACTATATGTactccatgtgttaaacctgaacttatgaaatcatgtttgaactttgtcggtctgttcctgcagccataccatttattcttgcagccaagtgatttgttccggttgctatgcagattatttagggtaatatcatatgtgaattaatgaatgtgataattaaataaaatacgtatgcatttccttgtatgttgtttttgttgtagtgcagataataattgatgccgcggtggatattctcctttcgcgcTTGAGGAAGGAAGAATTACGTAAaaaataactggagatcaaactgaagaggagctgaGCGACCGCAAGGTACAACATGAGCAGAGCAGCCAAGCAGTACTACGAAAGTTTAATTTTAGTAggcattgaattcgcaaaatatcgctacagtatgcaaagactgtggtttggtctagatccacgtttcctgcagccaagctctagttatcttcttcatcagtcaatcatccgcctcttcttctgggcgtgatttgggTTGTCCATTGTTGTTGATCTTTGttttttaataagctcttccttttttcttagaggttagatagaatagaaaagaatagagcagagaattttgataagcattctggaagttttcttttaaaaacatgtaatcattttcaagaagcaatgaataaaagatatgttgttttgatttgttaaaagtatttttttggaagcttgatatcactcatccaagggggcccacttggtgagtgatcctgtgtttatgctcattgaaattagttcttctttagttgcagtagaagttcatgccttgactgttcctacaaccattggaaatagatccactgattgTTCCTATAGCCAAGCCAGAGCAGAttgatttctgttatttatattagatcattccagcattgtttttataagttttcctgtaaccttctataatttccattcttgcctttcctttccgcacaatgttagttactgcagcaatgcaaaatagccattgaaggagcttagtgcatatatagtgcagatgaatttcaagttttacgtccctagattgataactaaatgaacactagccatgaaaatagtaactttaccatatgaaagtccaaacttcaggttgagatttcaattacagttattattattatagttgacATAAGCAAGAGGCACCTAGTTGGATTCTCTTAACTCGACCACATACTAAGAACTCCACTCTTAATGATAACAACTGATTGACTTTTTGTATTTGCAATGATAACAACTTTTGATCTATTTTTTGTTCCTATAATTGTAAAATTCACAACACATTTCAAAAACGGACATATATGAGAAAGACCCACTAACCTGGAATAGACGGTACAGTCTGAACGACATGGGGAAGATCAAAGTTGATTCCCCGGATATGCGGATATGCCTTCACAATCACCCCCAAAGCCGCTCCATGCCCGCCGCAAACATCCACAACTGTACCCAATTCCTCAAATCCCCTGTAACAACTCACAATCTGTTTCATGGACGTCATGGTAAAAGACGCCATGCAGTCATTGATGATAGAATTAACCTCCGGATGATCCTTCCCATAAGCAAAAATGTCCATACCGTGAGCCTTCTCGAACGCATGGCCGCCTTGGAGCACGCATTCATGGAGACGGTGCCACGGGGCCATCATCACCTCGTGGGTCTGCATCACAACCAACGGAACCAGGCTCGCATGACTGTTCTCCCTAACGTACATAAGCTTTGCGCACTCACTCAGGGAGAATCGAACCTCTGACGTGTCGTCACCCGCCTGGGATTGAATGAAAACGCCCCTGGCCGAAAGATATCTAAGGATGCGAAAGAGGTAGTCCAGATTGGGTGTCTGGGTCGGAAGTCGGGCGGCGATTTGGTGGAGGGAAAGAGAGGCGCACGGGCCTTCGCTTGCGATTATGTCTGGGATTTGCAGGAGGAGGGCCGATTTCAGAACAAGGGCGGGTACAAAGGAGAAAATGGTCTCCATGGCCTCCTGTGTATGCGCTGCCACATTCTCCAGTGCTTCTGCCTCCATTTTTGTTGCAAAATCTCAAAGTTGCAAGGCTCAATAATCGTCGCGTGAACAAGTGAAGCGGATAGGATTTCTCAAAAGAGTGGGCAACGGCTGACCAAATTGCAAAGTCTTCTACTTTCAATTCCACTTTCACCAGTCTAGTTTTAAACCCCACACACAGCAAAATATTCAATTCCAATTTCATTAGTCTACTCTTAAATCACACACAGCAAAATATTAAGCTTAGAGAATGTTAatcaattctgagtgtttaacacttttaagtctagaagtgtattcttagtgtgaccccACAAACTAAGCGGACACGGCTAATTTGGCTGCAAAACAGTGACGTCATACGATGCATAACTTTCGTGTTATGCAGAGACACAAATTGTAGACTAGGCACAGAATGATTGGGAGACTTAGTAGAAGTGTTGCGGCCGCTGACCCCTGTTGTATAACACAAAAGTTATTTTCAGTGTACAACAATACGGTTTGGGCGTTTTTGGAGCCATAATAGCTATAgccacactaagcaacatattaagtctcgAAAATGTCAATCAACTTTTAACACTTTCaagcctagaagtgtaagcttGGTGTGTATGGTTTAAGCCATTCCGTCGAGTTGATGAAGAAAAAGGTGACAAGGGAGACTTCTCCTCAATTCGGATGAACTTTAGGGATGTTTTATATCCACTTGTTTTTTTTGTGGATGTGTAATTTTAGTTCTTATAAATTTACTCGGGATCCATGTGAATTAAAAGTTGTATTGTTAAAATTTGATTACCAAAAGAGAAATGAGTTATGTATGGTGTAACAAGGGTCACACAGTTTGTTTATgtagtataaaaataaaaatagttgtTGTTCAAAGAGAGGTAGGTAAAGAATTTATTGTGTAGTTGATAAACGAGTTTAACTAACATAATTATTAGTTTTCGTGATACACGAAAGATTATTTATGCATCCCATTGAATGTAATATACTTTTTTAGTTGACCAATAGCATGAGAGTTAGAAAAATATTATGTGCAATTCTATAGTTCTAATTTTGGTACATATTTTAATGATTTGaaaaagttattttttaattttcttattagATTATTTTCCTAGCACTCATTGAAGAATTCATAGAAAAATTTACATTTTTAGTTGGCTAGTACCATCAAAGAATTTAAAAAGGTGatgtacaataaaaaaaaatctaacaagATATGCATAAATCTTATCATCTTATTCAATGCAAGCACATGGGTAGATATCTAGTTGAATTTACATATTTGTTTTAACAATATCGACAAATCTGGAAATATCTAATCACATTCAATACATTGTATCCATTAAATCTGGACAAATCTAATCACATTCGATACATTGTATCCATCATATATTTTGACCTTATTCTGAATATGGATattgctatatattcaattaaatgtgaatgtgaTGGAACTGATATTATAATCATACatgtttcatgattttttttaataaatgtagTTTATTGAATCAAATGTCAACAATattaaatgcttgaataagatTAGTTTATTGATATTGGTAGGATTACTTATGCATCCATTGGATGCAATTTATTTTTAAAGTTGATCATTAGTATGACAAAATTAAAAAAAGGCAATGTGCGATTTTATAGTTCTAATATTTGcacatattttaatgatttttaaaaattgcatacttctttttctatttttgaatttatttatttattcatttcttcgaaagaaattaatattttcaaagtaAACATATTTCactcataaatataaaaaaaaatagtagttgaattaatgaaatatattttaatattttataattctATTATAAGCCTGATGTTAATCTAATTACAAACCTCTATAAAATATGTTAAAGATATTGTTTTAGAGGTGTGTATTCCACTTATATGTGGTAGTGGATTAAGCACCACAAAAAATAGTAGGATTATAATATAATTGATTAAAAACTCATAAGtatattcataatttttttttttggattatataTCAAAGAGTCAATACAAAAAAAACCAGAACTATCTGGATATGGCAAGTATCAAGGCACCAAAGGAAGGTCcagtcaacaaaaaaaaaaaaataataatctacaAGTATTACCACATATGGGGAGATGATTACCACAATTAC is a genomic window of Cryptomeria japonica chromosome 7, Sugi_1.0, whole genome shotgun sequence containing:
- the LOC131041719 gene encoding desmethylxanthohumol 6'-O-methyltransferase-like, translated to MEAEALENVAAHTQEAMETIFSFVPALVLKSALLLQIPDIIASEGPCASLSLHQIAARLPTQTPNLDYLFRILRYLSARGVFIQSQAGDDTSEVRFSLSECAKLMYVRENSHASLVPLVVMQTHEVMMAPWHRLHECVLQGGHAFEKAHGMDIFAYGKDHPEVNSIINDCMASFTMTSMKQIVSCYRGFEELGTVVDVCGGHGAALGVIVKAYPHIRGINFDLPHVVQTVPSIPGIENVGGNMFESLPYGDGIFLKDDESCVKILDNCYKALGEKGKLILLEVVVTNLKKPTESLEILSDLTMMAQGNGGRERSEKEWNKLLSKSSFYIIKITGHSRLHLKFVEVAKLKIM